Proteins co-encoded in one Melioribacteraceae bacterium genomic window:
- the nuoH gene encoding NADH-quinone oxidoreductase subunit NuoH — translation MTVFEIIVISLIKILFVVAVMFLTVAYLVYFERKVSAWVQNRMGPNRVGYRGLLQPFADVFKLLVKEDIVPDAANKPLHTLAPFIALFVAFATYAVIPFGPSVNIFGYEIKLVVADVNIGVLYVLALTSLGVYGITFAGWSSGSKYSLLGGIRSSAQMISYEVSMGFSIAGVLLFSESLRPVDIVNAQYGWMWNAVLQPIGFITFVVSAFAETNRLPFDLPEAEPELVGGYHTEYSSFKFAGFFLAEYANMIIASCMIVTLYLGGWQIPYIDQLGINQTLTVILQVGAFIFKVIFILFVFLWVRWTIPRFRYDQLMNIGWKVMFPLSLVNIIWVAAIIMIFNL, via the coding sequence ATGACAGTCTTTGAAATTATTGTAATATCGCTTATCAAAATTCTTTTTGTTGTTGCAGTGATGTTTCTAACAGTCGCATATCTAGTCTATTTCGAAAGAAAAGTAAGTGCGTGGGTTCAGAACAGAATGGGTCCTAATCGTGTTGGCTATAGAGGATTGCTTCAACCTTTTGCAGATGTATTTAAATTGCTTGTTAAAGAGGATATTGTTCCGGATGCTGCGAATAAGCCTCTTCATACCTTAGCCCCCTTCATCGCCCTTTTTGTTGCATTTGCTACATATGCTGTTATTCCGTTCGGACCCTCAGTCAATATATTTGGATACGAGATTAAACTTGTTGTTGCGGATGTAAATATCGGCGTACTATATGTGCTCGCGTTAACTTCTCTCGGTGTTTACGGAATCACATTCGCAGGATGGTCTTCCGGCAGCAAGTATTCACTACTCGGAGGAATAAGATCCTCGGCTCAGATGATCTCTTACGAAGTCTCTATGGGCTTTTCGATTGCGGGAGTGCTGTTGTTTTCGGAATCTCTGCGCCCTGTTGATATAGTAAATGCCCAATATGGATGGATGTGGAATGCGGTCTTACAACCAATTGGATTTATCACATTTGTTGTGTCGGCTTTTGCGGAAACGAATCGTCTCCCGTTCGATCTGCCGGAAGCAGAACCTGAACTGGTCGGTGGTTATCATACTGAGTATTCTTCATTCAAATTTGCCGGTTTCTTTCTTGCTGAATATGCTAACATGATAATTGCCAGCTGTATGATCGTTACTCTCTATTTAGGAGGTTGGCAGATCCCTTATATTGATCAGCTCGGAATTAATCAAACATTAACCGTGATATTACAGGTGGGTGCGTTCATCTTTAAAGTAATTTTTATCCTTTTTGTTTTTCTGTGGGTAAGGTGGACAATACCGAGATTCCGTTACGATCAGCTGATGAATATAGGGTGGAAGGTTATGTTTCCGCTTTCGCTGGTTAACATTATTTGGGTCGCTGCAATAATTATGATTTTTAATCTGTAA
- the nuoI gene encoding NADH-quinone oxidoreductase subunit NuoI translates to MVEKKRKKDLGFFERIYVVEILKGMILTFKNMIRPKVTMEYPEVKFEPPASYRGRPVLVQEKNGVERCVACGLCSRVCPALAIEVQAAETELEKERYPEKFEINMLRCIFCGFCEEVCPEEAIVMSKDYELVFTNRDDAIYGKDKLLVPVEQLKDRIEFLRKFK, encoded by the coding sequence ATGGTAGAGAAAAAAAGAAAAAAAGATCTCGGCTTTTTTGAAAGAATTTATGTTGTAGAGATTCTTAAAGGTATGATCCTTACGTTTAAGAATATGATCCGCCCGAAAGTAACAATGGAATATCCCGAAGTAAAATTTGAACCGCCTGCGTCATATCGAGGAAGACCAGTGCTTGTTCAGGAAAAGAACGGTGTTGAAAGATGTGTCGCATGCGGATTGTGTTCCAGAGTTTGTCCGGCTCTTGCAATCGAAGTACAGGCGGCTGAAACAGAACTCGAAAAAGAGAGATATCCGGAAAAATTTGAAATAAATATGCTTAGATGTATTTTCTGCGGATTCTGCGAAGAGGTATGCCCGGAAGAAGCAATTGTTATGAGCAAGGATTATGAACTTGTTTTTACAAATAGGGATGATGCAATTTATGGAAAGGATAAATTATTAGTGCCTGTTGAACAATTAAAGGATCGTATAGAATTCCTAAGAAAGTTTAAATAA